DNA sequence from the Coffea eugenioides isolate CCC68of chromosome 9, Ceug_1.0, whole genome shotgun sequence genome:
TGGAAAAAGCAACATTAACAATGTGATGGGTTGTGGCAAACTCTATTATGTTGACTAGCATTTTGTTGGATGGTGTATTCAAGGGAAATGCTAATTAAAATCAGGGACAAGAGTGACAAGAGTCAATCTTATACAATCCTATTGAAGTTAATTGTCCTTTGTTCCATCGTTGGAGGACTTATCTTAAATCCAGCCATGAAACAAAGGACAACCAACTGCAACATGATTGTATAGGATGGACTCTTTGCACttgatgaaaaaaatttaagcGAGCCTTATCACTCCTGGCCATCTCAAAGTCAATGAATAGTTGATTGATTTGTTCACATAGTCTTGAGAAAAAGTTAGGCATTAAGGATGAATAGTCTTAAGAAAAGGTTAGGATCAATAttaaatgtaagaggaatgctgAAGGACTAGTATATGCCCTATGGGCCTAAAATCTATAATGTCACTTATTTCAAACTCTAGTATCAATCATGTATCTTCACAATATTGGATCTAATCCCTATCTAACAATAAGGGATGAAAGGCTATCAATGACCTTTCAATAGTTATAGCCTCACTGCACCAATCTCATCCAAAACTGATTTGAATTCATCTCAAATACATCCTACACTTTCTCTGAGTCCATCCGAACTGCATATAGATCTTAGTTATTATCCCTTCCTTTCCACTACTCTCCTTGCCAGGTCTCTTCTTTAGTCAAAAATCATTAATTGGTCTTCTTGAATGTTGTCCCAAGCACAATCAAATAATCAGATATCTACATAATGTTTTGTGGTAAGACTCATTTTAACACCACTCTATGTCCAACTTCGCCAAATAGCTTGACATCTACTTTCTTCATATAAATGGTTTACAATGCTTTGCCCCAATAATAAGGACTCACATAATTTCTGTAACTCGCTTGCCTCTAGGTTGATGGGTTATTTCAGGTTCAGCATTCAAGATTCAACAAAATATTTTATTGCAAGCCACGTTcgaacaatatatatatatatatatatatatatatcaatgaAGAGAATTTCTATTGTCCTAGGGAGGTGTAAGCATCTGCTACTACAACTTCAGCATTCTTAAGTAATCTCTgtctcaaaaagaaaaatgccaATATAATAGCCCTGTTACCAATGGTGTTCATGGGTATTGAAAATTACTCAGCATATTGTCCCACTCATAGATCATTATTTCTTAGATCATAAAAGCAAATGTTTGCATTACTTCTAGTTTGAGACCACATAGTAAGTGGTGCTAGCTCAGTCTTACAGTCTTGGAGCAACAAAGCATTACTATCAGTACAACACATACATAGTGTTGGTGCAACAAAGCATTACAATCGCTACAACACATTCATCATCTTGGCACAACAAAGCAGTATCATCACTGCAACACATATAGTTGAAGAATTGAACCTTGTACCTCAAGTCCCTCAATTCGTAGGTGAGATCACTGATCTCCAAGCTGGTAAGCCTAATAGCAGCCATTGTGCTAGGGGTCTCTTGACGAGCAGTATCAGCCAGTTTTGCAACAGAAATTGCTGCCCTACGCATGGCCTACAACACAAGAGACAAGAACTAAGCATTTCATCCACACTCTTTTTAACAGAGAATCCATGTTGACAAACTTCTACTTCACTCAGAACCATCAGCACCTCCTGACCCCAATATATGGAATAAAATTAAAGCTTTGGCCTCAGTTTAAAGAATTAAACAGTTTGTCAATCAAAAAAGTTTACTTTTTCCTTTATTTAATCTAGAAAATGTTCAGAGGAGTATCACCTAATAATGATGACTGATAGAAAAGTTTACTTTTTCCTTTATTTAATCTAGAAAATGTTCAAAGGAGTATCACCTAATAGTGATGACTGAACTTTTCTATCACTATTAAATTTTCCAACTCCGTGTAAAAGCTGCTTGAGACTTCTCAAGCTCTTTCAATCACCATGTCAAAATGTTAGCCAAACCAAAGATAGAAACACAAAATAACACCTAGGAAGTCTAATGGAGCATCAGAAATGAGATAACATTACTTACAGACAAGGTGGGAATTGCTGCAGCAAGAAAGCCTACCAGTGATGCAGTAGTCTGCAATGGAACAAGTTAAGCAATGTTTGATGCGCACATAAATCAACAAAATCGTGAGGCACTTGTAGGTCCTGAATACATTGTCTGATTTAAGTCGaaaagttataaatatttaatttcaaaataacaTTCCATCTGCTTATTTTTTGCATTATCAAAAGATAATTCATTCCAAAGCTATCTGGAACGCATAAATTGAATTCTTAATTACTAAAAGGAACAACCAGACCAGCTTCCAAAATTGAATTTTCCTGATAATTGTTCAAACATCGTTTATCAGTTTATATAAACATTTCATGATTGATTTTGCCATAGTTGATTCTAAACGAATCTAAATCCCAGGgggaaaagtaatcagaaccCTGGAAGAGACTTATTTCACACACATATACGTTTCATGCTTCAACCACATTTTGTTTGAGGTCATAAATCATACCAAAATAtgaacatgaaaaaaaaaattgcttcaacccaaaaatcaaaattagaagtCCATGCATGCAGGGATTCCTAAATTTCAGAAGCTGTTGAAATTTACCAACAAATTAATACTAGTATGAACAAATACTTTGcatttcagctcaattggaaCACAATTTCAAAATACAAGGGGGGAAAAACTCATCAGAAACCTGATTAGGAGTCCATGCATGCATGAATCATGAATTTCAGAAGCTCTTGAGATTTACCAACAAATTAATATTAGTATGAACCTGCATTTCAGCTCAGTTTGGAAcaaaatttcgaaacaaaagGGGCAAAAACCGAAACTTGGGAAACGGGGTGGAATACCGTGACAGCGAtgaagagcaagagagagaaGGCCTGATCGCTTGTGCTCAACTTGGGAAATCCAAAATTTGACGGACCCACCAAGGGGCTTCCGACTTGTTCAACATGGATTTGAGTTTCGGATTCCTCAGAAAAGCTGACGTTCCGGGACTGATTGGGAGCGGCGGAATGGACAACTGGAGACGGCTCAGACGAGGCAACAGTGACGAAATGGCAAAAGGGTTTGAATTTATAGGGGCAAAGGAATGAACTTCGAGAAGAGGGCTTGAGGTTGATGGGATTGAATAGCTTTGATGACTTTGATTTGAggtgaagaggaagaagagtcTGAGCAGAGTAGGCGGAGACTGAACTGGGTTTCATCACACCCATTCTCCCTCTCACAGTCCCTCAGCTAATGTCTTTCTAGGTAGCTCCGAAAGGGTACTGGGAAAATGTTGTCGTCAGTGGGAAGGAGTGTACGCATCTCTATGCACTTGGTACAACAGATTCATGGAGTGACAAACGTTCGATTGGCACCCTTCCACATTTTACTATTCTGTTTTGACCCCTTTAAGTTTTGCTGACTGTATCCATTTTGTTGTTTATTAAGATTGTACTTCAATGGATTCAGATGTTGCAAGCCATAGTATGTAATTTGCGGAAGTTAGAATTGTTGATTTGAAAcctattttgtttttgttcttgCGTATTAATAAATTTTTACTTATTCGTGATATTAAGAGTTAACGTATTGCGATTCATTCACTAAAAATTTGATTCTTGTGTTAAGCTAGTTTGTTTGGACTGAGTTTATTTGGTTTGCAAAATTTATTCTCACAAAtcccaaccacctttttatcttctcaatcaccttttcatctcacatacatcacatcacaaaaaatgctacagtaaatatctcaaataaatcatccaaattcttACTTACGCGAGATGTTAGGAGCCAATGTATCGTGATTCAATTGCTAAGGATTTGGCTCTTGAACTAGGAGCACGTAGATTCGAGTCACTCAGTTTATGaatgcttttattttttctt
Encoded proteins:
- the LOC113783240 gene encoding uncharacterized protein LOC113783240 yields the protein MGVMKPSSVSAYSAQTLLPLHLKSKSSKLFNPINLKPSSRSSFLCPYKFKPFCHFVTVASSEPSPVVHSAAPNQSRNVSFSEESETQIHVEQVGSPLVGPSNFGFPKLSTSDQAFSLLLFIAVTTTASLVGFLAAAIPTLSAMRRAAISVAKLADTARQETPSTMAAIRLTSLEISDLTYELRDLSQEITDGVSKSAQAVQAANAGIRQIGSLAREQTMSMIEERANLPDISLQPVFAGAAQKTSHAVGRATRTFMNIISKRETSLENEDASALDSLQV